A genomic stretch from Carassius auratus strain Wakin chromosome 35, ASM336829v1, whole genome shotgun sequence includes:
- the LOC113054863 gene encoding nucleoplasmin-like isoform X2 — protein MNKTEKPLSTLWGCELNDSNKEESFKTDDTNHQHQLALRMMCLGHNAKDEFNIIELVTGEGNSSLKAVPIATLHAKSMPTVNLSGLDLHPPVTFRLKHGSGPVYVGAEHVALEEYSDEELDEMDEEVEEEEDIEEPPVKKVTKNSADKRKKPGKGVDEEASDGDSPPKKGKGRGRKAQAAKV, from the exons atgaacaaaactgAGAAACCTTTATCCACTCTTTGGG GTTGTGAACTTAATGACTCTAATAAAGAAGAGTCCTTCAAGACTGATGACACGAATCATCAACACCAGCTAGCGCTTAGAATG ATGTGTCTGGGTCACAATGCTAAAGATGAGTTTAATATCATCGAGTTGGTCACCGGTGAGGGGAACAGTAGCCTGAAAGCGGTTCCAATAGCAACACTGCATGCTAAATCTATGCCTACG GTCAACCTGTCTGGACTGGATCTTCATCCACCGGTGACTTTTCGCCTGAAGCATGGCTCTGGGCCGGTGTACGTCGGAGCAGAGCATGTGGCCC TGGAGGAGTACTCTGATGAAGAACTGGACGAGATGGATGAGGAGGTAGAAGAGGAGGAAGATATTGAAGAACCACCTGTTAAGAAAGTCACAAAAAATAGTGCTGACAAA AGAAAGAAACCAGGAAAGGGAGTGGATGA GGAAGCCTCAGATGGTGACAGTCCACCAAAAAAG GGTAAAGGAAGGGGACGGAAGGCACAAGCTGCAAAGGTGTGA
- the LOC113054863 gene encoding nucleoplasmin-like isoform X1 — MNKTEKPLSTLWGCELNDSNKEESFKTDDTNHQHQLALRMMCLGHNAKDEFNIIELVTGEGNSSLKAVPIATLHAKSMPTVNLSGLDLHPPVTFRLKHGSGPVYVGAEHVALEEYSDEELDEMDEEVEEEEDIEEPPVKKVTKNSADKRKKPGKGVDEEASDGDSPPKKGKGRGRKAQAAKMWMESGTFPEGCCWTFELRSQISHHGPIVVMFSVNKTVGGESKLVSFSRKHFVCARN; from the exons atgaacaaaactgAGAAACCTTTATCCACTCTTTGGG GTTGTGAACTTAATGACTCTAATAAAGAAGAGTCCTTCAAGACTGATGACACGAATCATCAACACCAGCTAGCGCTTAGAATG ATGTGTCTGGGTCACAATGCTAAAGATGAGTTTAATATCATCGAGTTGGTCACCGGTGAGGGGAACAGTAGCCTGAAAGCGGTTCCAATAGCAACACTGCATGCTAAATCTATGCCTACG GTCAACCTGTCTGGACTGGATCTTCATCCACCGGTGACTTTTCGCCTGAAGCATGGCTCTGGGCCGGTGTACGTCGGAGCAGAGCATGTGGCCC TGGAGGAGTACTCTGATGAAGAACTGGACGAGATGGATGAGGAGGTAGAAGAGGAGGAAGATATTGAAGAACCACCTGTTAAGAAAGTCACAAAAAATAGTGCTGACAAA AGAAAGAAACCAGGAAAGGGAGTGGATGA GGAAGCCTCAGATGGTGACAGTCCACCAAAAAAG GGTAAAGGAAGGGGACGGAAGGCACAAGCTGCAAAG ATGTGGATGGAAAGCGGCACTTTCCCAGAAGGCTGCTGCTGGACATTTGAGTTAAGATCTCAAATTTCTCACCATGGTCCCATTGTAGTTATGTTTTCGGTCAATAAAACTGTTGGAGGGGAAAGCAAACTGGTCTCTTTCTCTAGGAAGCATTTTGTCTGTGCAAGAAATTGA